The nucleotide sequence ACCACGTAGGGAAAAAGGGCTTcgtgtatattttgtttttatcaaaagAAGGTAATGAGATCAAAGCAAAGCGATCTAGTTAACTTGATATTAAAAGGACTCTTGGGAACAAGGTTGTCAAACTAGGTTTGTCAGacttaatttcacattttttcctctcttcattGTTTTATAGACAACAAGTCTATGTTGTTTCCATAAGCCTACACACCAGCTTGGTGGAGACACAAACCTGAAAATACTTGCAGAGCATTCCCTTGCTTGTAATGTGTAGAGGCAGTATTTATAAGGCCAAACGTACCTATTTCTCTCTTTCGCTCATTTGTTGTGCAGCTGTGAAAGAACTCCGTCATAAGGCTCTCCAGTGCACGCAGTGATGCCTCCTCTGAAGCCtagtggataaaaaaaaaagttaagttaattacaaaacacacatttagacAATTTATTTGACAATATGCATAATCCAAACCACTGAATGCTGTATTTCCTGACCATAATCATCTACACATTAGCGTGACAAAAATCACACTTACACCAGAATCTGTCTATTTGACAGATATAGTTCTGTGGAGTGCATGGCATGCCCTATATGTGCACAGAACTACAGACCAGTCATAACCCTCTCCAAACACCTGTTCATGAGCAAAAAGTCCAACCTCCGGTGAAGAGAACAATACATTGCCATTTAAGTATCTTGTTTACATCTGTGCATTTATTAGCAAATTTCCTACCCATTCATTTGTTAGCAAAAGGTCTGCAGAGCACATGTAACCCTGTGGACTGATTTAAAGAGGACGCCAGTTGTAAGTTAGTGCTTACAGGTGTATGTACCATCTTGCTCAGACTGGTCAATAAGTGAGTTGGAAACTTCTCTTCACATGCCCATGCACATAGCTAGAGTTGGTCATTGCACATGTATCACTAATTGCTGTGTACGTTTTGGCACACGTagttcaaataatttgttaattCTACAGTTCGCAAGTGCAGTCTGACTTGTTCATGTGGTGCAGCATTGCGGATCGCATGAGAGTTCCAGTCTTGGTCATACAATCTAAATCACATATGTACttaaaacaaatcatttttgCTACATCAATTGTGGCACCACGCTTTGATAGGCGGAGGAAGTTGGGCCCTGCCTAGCAGAAACGAGATAACAAATTGAGACTTTAAAGAGCAGGTCCTGTGGCAGGCAGGTCTAAATTCCTCAAATAAGCCACAACTTGCCGAGGCTTAACGCAACTCAAATATTCGGTTTTGCAAGATGGGCGTCTTGTAACGTTACCGTGAAATGGCTCAACGAGCTGTCACATCCCGTGAAATACCTGCCTCTCGCAAACCGTTATGTGGCTTAACAAGCATAGAGCACCGTAGTGCATGCAATCATACACAATTCcctatatgtaaataaatatgaacaCATTATTAAAACAGCTTCAGTCTCCTTGTCCAAATGTACGAATCAAAAGCTTATGCACCACGTTAGCTATTAGCAAGTAAGACAGGAAGACGGCGTGAATAACGGGGTAAATAATAAACGTAAAATTATACTTACCATGTTTAGCTGGCTCAGGTGCTTTCTTCAGTTTACTTATTGTCGGATTAATTAGAGTAATAACCCAACATTAGCTACCAAGCTAGCCAGTTcagtagctaacgttagctaaggtGTTGCAGGCTAACGTAACCACAGAGTGGGCTCATCATGGTCTGCTCGCCTGCTTAACGTTACTCCTCACGCTACTAGCCAGCAAGGGCTGGCGTCGTTGACTCTGTGTACAATAACAACGTTGAACACGGAGTCAGCCAATTTTACTTTTCAAATAAAACCCGTTTTTGATTACCCAGCATAACTTATAGGCTTAACATTGAATCAGCCATCTCGGTAGGTTAGCGGCATTGTCGCATAACTGCATTTACCGTTAAGCGATGTTAATATAGAAATCTTGTTTTGAGGCACATCAAATAGTGGCTTCCGCACCGGAAAAATGTGCAACGTTAATTAGCTTTCTGTGTCAAGCGTTTCAAGAGAAGTTACccagttgctaacgttaccGCGGACAGCTAACTCGTTAGCTTTCCTAGCAGGATGAAGGCATCTTTttcgttagctaacgttagctgtcaaACATAACGTTAGACATGCTTCTGCTGGTCACGACAACTTGCCTTTACCATTTGGATTCTCAAAGCAGGTGAATATGCACGCCTAAGTTATATATCTGACAaatttataaatacataaaactaTGCGCGCTTGTTCCTGTTATTCCCCTTTTCAGTGCTTAGGGCGGCTCAAGAATATAGCTAGCTTGCTGGTTACAGGGTTTGCTTCGCAACTTCCTCTTTAGCTGCAGACATCAACCAACCCAATCAGTTTGTGTCAAGTCACgcacaataataaaaagtacGATCTCCGGATACATTTTTCAAACTACTGCCTTTGTGTTTGACAAATACTGAAGACAACGCTTTTGAGTAACACTATCATAgtttacaatacaataatgtaTTGTGCAATGTGCAATGATCTACATAtaatgttttctctctcctaGAATATGGTTAGCCCACACGGGGACAGTTTACAATGAAATAACgttacagaaaaacaaacaaaggcaaaGCTATCCTGGATCATGTAGTTAATGCACCATTTCGTTTATTTGAATGATTTATTATGAATAATATCCGTGACTGCTTACAACAATTACATGTTTCAGTCACTGTAAACCAAGGCAACTTATAATTACTTTTATAGCAGAAAAGACACAGCAAGTCAACCAAAAGAAAAGCCAACAGCCAAAAACAAACCAATGGGATTACAAAACACATCAGATAAATGCACATTCATAATACGTAAACAGAGGAAACTATGACTACATTCAAGGCATGCAAGATATACTGTTGTTACTGTACCTAAACACTATGGACCCTATGGGGTTTATATAAGTGTTATAATCTTTGTACAGTTGGGAAAAAATTGCCACCTTGGACGTCCAGAGCCTGAAGAGCCACATTCCACGCTTGCCGAGACATTTCCACAGCAGTAAGTGCCTTTCACTATCACCCACAAGGCTTTTATATTTCCTCCTACCTGTAGAAAACTAGCTGCACCATGGGGTTCTAAAATGTCCTCAGAAGTTGTATAATTATATTATGTAAGCCTCTAAAATAAATACTATGAAACAACAATTACAATGAAtaataaattgcacttaaaagagaaaatattaataaaaattgtTAACACTGCAGGTGAtgcaacaccccccccccccccccccccccccccagtaatTCCCCAAGACTATTCTAGAGGAAAAGGTGTGGTTTTCCTTGAATGCTAACAGAAACCTTTGCTCAGGAATTTCAAACAGAGAACAGACACAGAGTCAAACATTGCTGATAACAAATTAAAGACTCCATCCATCAGAACGGTAGAAGAGAGTGTAACAGTGcaaatatactatatatatgcTACTAATATATATCAACATGTTTGCTGATCACTGTACTCTGTCATTTCTGTGCCGCAGTGCAGTGGAAAGTAACAATAGTTTGTCAGAAACAGTTAAGTTAGGTTAAACATTCACAATATTTAAGTTCAGgatgattacattttaaaagcttaatGACCTACAGTTTAATTCAACGTTACCAATCTAGAGGGAAAGACTAGGGACATCAATGTAGCTTCAATTGGACACTTTCTCCTTGGTTGGTTCATTGTCACTATCTGTGACTGGGAGCTTGGCACTTTTCTTGGAGGTGTGCTGTCTTTGTGCTTGCATGGTGTATGCCCAGGCTCTGTCCACACCATGTCCTTCAATCCTGCAGGGTGTCCATTTAGGGAAGGGGAACCGACCAGCTACCACTAAGGCATCATCAGAAAGTTCAGCCTGCAACTTCTGCTGCAATAAGGAAAGCTAGGAATACAAGAGCATAAATATTACTGCAATACTGTAACAGAAATGGACCCATCAGAAAGCATCCAAATGCAACTGCACCTCAACCATGTGCTGACAGATTCttcattgatttgttttctttttatctggaatctaaaaaaaatcattgcACTTAGGTTACTTTTAACAAGTTGTTACCACCTGGCTAAAACAGTGTTACAAACACTTAGTACACAGCCAaagtataaaaaagaaaagtcatgttCACCATCGTCACTTAAATGTTATTAAACCCTTGCAACAAAAGCTGGCAAGGGCTTCTTGTTTCAAGACAGAGAAGTGTTTCAGCAATACCCTACTCACCTTCATTTCGTCTTTATTCCTACATTATTTGCTTGGCTGTACGCTACACGTAGGTGGTCTTTATTTCACAGTTTGTAGGCATTTGTTCGTTATATTACTCACCACGCTAGGAGCCAAAAACACTGTGACGTTCTTGCATTCTGTCAAGTCAACCTGTGATAAGAAACAAGACAAATGGTCAATAGGCACATACCTTTGATAAATATTCAGCtttaaataagataaataataatgacagAAATTGTCTTTTTCTTCTGGTAATGGGTACATTTCCATTGTAATTGGAAAATCATTAGTATAATATATTGTTGCCAAGACCAATTACAATATTATTGTGAAATTCTGTTATTTAAGGGTGTAGCCACTGTTTGCAAATTAGTCTGACTAATGCCataacacaggtgacagacaaaTGTTCAAACCTTCCAGAGATCTTCCTGTCGATATGACACTTTTTCATGATAGTCTGCTCTCCACGCATGAAAGCGAGCCAGGCGCACAAGCCAGGGGTTGAGCTCATAGCCGACAGCAGGAGTGAAACCCTTCTGGTGGGCTTCCAAGACCTTAAGGGTTAAATATGACCATAGTCAAAACGCATTGCTCACCTGTGCAAAATAAAGGAGCCCAAATATCTTAATTATACTTACAATCCGCCCATCACCAGAACCCAAATCCACAAGGCCTCCCTTTCGACCTCTCAGGAGTGTCATTACATTTTCTACTTGAGCTTTGCTGGCAGGGATGTACGGGACCTGGAAGACATTTTAACAAGCTTCTGATAAAAAGGATGTTGTTTCTCAAGCCTTTTTAGGGGTACAAGTGGTAAGATGAGTTACATCAATAGTTATTCAAAGTGTTTTGAAGATGTAGACCACACCTGTAGCCTCAAGGGGACTTTTCGGAAGCCAGGCTGGAGGATTCCTACCCACATAGCATATACAGCAAGCCCGGTGCCAGCAGCTATCTGAGCAACATCCCATACTCCGAGGTGCCTGGTTTTGAGGTCAGCATAGGCCTCATCTGGTGCGTCGTCATCCATTCCCTCATGAAATGTGTTTGCCTGTGTTTTGAAACACAGGCAAATGGTTATGAAATATATCTTCTTTTTGCTGTATGAAATAGTATATTCTGTGGCAGAGGGGCTTGGCCTTGAAATACCAAATATTA is from Micropterus dolomieu isolate WLL.071019.BEF.003 ecotype Adirondacks linkage group LG02, ASM2129224v1, whole genome shotgun sequence and encodes:
- the antkmt gene encoding adenine nucleotide translocase lysine N-methyltransferase isoform X2, producing MDDDAPDEAYADLKTRHLGVWDVAQIAAGTGLAVYAMWVGILQPGFRKVPLRLQVPYIPASKAQVENVMTLLRGRKGGLVDLGSGDGRIVLEAHQKGFTPAVGYELNPWLVRLARFHAWRADYHEKVSYRQEDLWKVDLTECKNVTVFLAPSVLSLLQQKLQAELSDDALVVAGRFPFPKWTPCRIEGHGVDRAWAYTMQAQRQHTSKKSAKLPVTDSDNEPTKEKVSN
- the antkmt gene encoding adenine nucleotide translocase lysine N-methyltransferase isoform X1 — encoded protein: MCPPSLLQANTFHEGMDDDAPDEAYADLKTRHLGVWDVAQIAAGTGLAVYAMWVGILQPGFRKVPLRLQVPYIPASKAQVENVMTLLRGRKGGLVDLGSGDGRIVLEAHQKGFTPAVGYELNPWLVRLARFHAWRADYHEKVSYRQEDLWKVDLTECKNVTVFLAPSVLSLLQQKLQAELSDDALVVAGRFPFPKWTPCRIEGHGVDRAWAYTMQAQRQHTSKKSAKLPVTDSDNEPTKEKVSN